Proteins encoded by one window of Streptococcus suis S735:
- the lysS gene encoding lysine--tRNA ligase, with translation MSTEHFEELNDQQIVRREKMTALAEQGIDPFGKRFERSANSAELKAQYEDKSKEDLEELGQTAIIAGRIMTKRGKGKAGFAHIQDREGQIQIYVRKDDVSEENYEIFKKADLGDFIGVEGDVFKTNVGELSIHARKLTHLSKALRPLPEKFHGLTDIETRYRKRYLDLITNRESFDRFVTRSKIISEIRRYLDGLGFLEVETPVLHNEAGGAAARPFITHHNAQNIDMVLRIATELHLKRLIVGGMERVYEIGRIFRNEGMDATHNPEFTSIEVYQAYADYQDIMDLTEGIIQHTAKAVVGDGPVTYQGTEIAIHEPFKRIHMVDAIKEQTGVDFWQEMSFEEAKALAAEHKVPVEKHHTEVGQIINSFFEEYVEATLIQPTFVYGHPVAVSPLAKKNDEDPRFTDRFELFIMTKEYGNAFTELNDPIDQLERFEAQAKAKELGDDEATGVDYDYIEALEYGMPPTGGLGIGIDRLCMLLTDTTTIRDVLLFPTMK, from the coding sequence ATGTCAACTGAACATTTTGAAGAATTAAATGACCAACAGATTGTCCGTCGTGAGAAAATGACGGCTCTTGCTGAACAAGGCATTGACCCATTTGGAAAACGTTTTGAGCGTTCTGCCAACTCAGCTGAATTGAAGGCCCAGTACGAAGACAAATCAAAAGAAGACTTGGAAGAATTAGGGCAAACAGCAATCATTGCAGGTCGTATTATGACCAAGCGTGGTAAGGGTAAGGCAGGTTTTGCTCACATTCAAGACCGCGAAGGCCAGATTCAAATCTACGTTCGTAAGGATGATGTTAGCGAAGAAAACTATGAAATCTTCAAAAAAGCAGACCTAGGTGACTTTATCGGTGTCGAGGGAGATGTCTTCAAGACAAACGTTGGTGAGTTGTCTATCCATGCTCGCAAGTTGACTCACTTGTCTAAAGCGCTCCGCCCATTGCCAGAAAAATTCCACGGTTTGACAGACATCGAGACCCGCTACCGCAAACGTTATTTGGACTTGATTACTAACCGCGAGAGCTTTGATCGCTTTGTGACCCGCTCAAAAATTATCTCAGAAATCCGCCGTTACCTTGACGGACTTGGTTTCTTGGAAGTGGAAACACCAGTTCTTCACAACGAAGCTGGTGGTGCTGCAGCTCGTCCATTCATCACCCACCACAATGCCCAAAACATTGACATGGTCCTTCGTATCGCGACAGAACTCCACCTCAAACGCCTGATTGTCGGCGGTATGGAACGCGTTTATGAAATCGGCCGCATCTTCCGTAACGAAGGTATGGATGCGACCCACAACCCTGAGTTCACTTCCATTGAGGTTTACCAAGCTTATGCAGACTACCAAGACATCATGGACTTGACCGAAGGTATTATCCAGCACACTGCCAAGGCTGTTGTCGGTGATGGTCCGGTGACTTATCAGGGCACTGAAATTGCTATCCACGAGCCATTCAAGCGTATCCACATGGTTGACGCTATTAAGGAACAAACTGGCGTGGACTTCTGGCAAGAGATGAGCTTCGAGGAAGCAAAAGCCCTTGCAGCTGAGCACAAGGTCCCTGTGGAAAAACACCATACAGAAGTTGGTCAAATCATCAACAGCTTCTTTGAAGAATACGTTGAAGCAACTCTTATCCAACCAACCTTTGTCTATGGTCACCCAGTAGCCGTATCTCCACTGGCTAAGAAAAACGATGAAGACCCACGCTTCACAGATCGCTTCGAGCTCTTCATCATGACCAAGGAATACGGAAATGCCTTTACAGAATTGAACGACCCAATCGACCAATTGGAACGCTTTGAAGCCCAAGCCAAGGCTAAAGAACTCGGTGACGACGAAGCGACAGGCGTTGACTACGACTACATCGAAGCCCTCGAATACGGTATGCCACCAACAGGTGGACTTGGAATCGGTATCGACCGCCTCTGCATGCTCTTGACAGATACAACTACTATTCGGGATGTGTTGCTATTCCCTACTATGAAGTAA
- a CDS encoding histidine phosphatase family protein: MKIYFVRHGKTEWNLEGRFQGYSGDSALLPESYQDLEKLGKYLAEIPFDAIYSSDLQRAHSTAVEIAKANHHCQTILTTQQLREWNFGTLEGSKMAIFRAIYPKQAWALKHNLALFNNDLFEAESVRQVTQRMVDFVQSLKGQDMETVLIVSHGAFLTASIHRLLGFPPAQLRHRGGLDNASVTILETSDFENFTELAWNDTSYKAKQ, translated from the coding sequence TTGAAAATCTACTTTGTCCGTCACGGTAAGACCGAATGGAATTTGGAGGGACGCTTTCAAGGCTATTCTGGAGATTCAGCTCTCTTGCCTGAATCTTATCAGGATTTAGAAAAACTAGGCAAATACCTTGCTGAAATCCCCTTTGATGCTATTTATTCTAGTGATTTGCAGCGCGCACATAGCACTGCCGTAGAAATTGCCAAAGCCAATCACCATTGCCAAACCATTCTAACCACGCAACAATTACGTGAATGGAATTTTGGAACGCTGGAAGGAAGCAAGATGGCAATTTTTCGTGCCATCTATCCCAAACAAGCCTGGGCACTCAAACATAATCTAGCACTTTTTAACAATGACTTATTTGAAGCTGAGAGCGTTCGCCAGGTAACTCAACGAATGGTGGACTTTGTCCAATCGCTGAAAGGGCAAGACATGGAAACAGTCCTCATCGTCAGCCATGGTGCTTTTCTAACCGCTTCTATCCATCGCCTACTTGGTTTTCCACCAGCCCAACTGCGTCACCGAGGTGGTTTGGATAATGCATCGGTTACTATTTTAGAAACAAGCGATTTCGAAAACTTTACAGAATTAGCTTGGAATGATACCAGCTATAAAGCAAAACAGTAG
- a CDS encoding YbaK/EbsC family protein: MAKKVKIKKTLVDQILDKAKINHDSLVLNAFEGQLPPGIEEHEIYKTLALTGDKTGPIIGIIPITEHLSEKQLAKISGNKKVSMIPQKDLEKTTGYIHGANNPVGIRQKHNFPIYIDQSALELGHLIVSAGEIGRSIRIDSQVLADFVKADFADLIEGRD, from the coding sequence ATGGCAAAAAAGGTTAAAATAAAGAAAACCTTGGTGGACCAAATATTGGACAAGGCTAAGATCAATCATGATAGCCTTGTTTTAAATGCCTTCGAAGGTCAACTTCCACCAGGAATTGAAGAACACGAAATTTACAAAACACTGGCATTAACTGGAGATAAAACTGGACCAATTATCGGCATTATCCCAATCACAGAACACCTGTCTGAGAAACAATTAGCCAAGATCTCTGGCAATAAAAAAGTGAGTATGATTCCGCAAAAGGACTTGGAAAAGACAACTGGCTACATCCATGGTGCCAACAATCCCGTAGGCATTCGTCAGAAGCATAATTTCCCAATCTACATTGATCAATCTGCCCTTGAACTCGGTCACTTGATTGTCTCTGCTGGAGAAATTGGTCGGTCGATTCGAATTGACAGTCAGGTATTAGCTGATTTTGTAAAAGCTGACTTTGCCGATTTGATCGAGGGGAGGGACTAG
- a CDS encoding DUF368 domain-containing protein, translating to MASWISRIIKGMIIALGFILPGVSGGVLAAILGIYERLIGFLANIRKDFKENFLYFVPVGIGGILGIALFSFPVEFLLQHFQVPVLWAFAGAIVGTIPSLLKESTQKSKRDSIDLAWLIGTFIISGLLLYNLSDLVGTLPATFASFVLAGALIALGVLVPGLSPSNLLLILGIYTPMLNGFKSLDLFGTFLPIAIGGVLAMVAFSKAMDHALKVYHSRVYHFIIGIVSSSTLLILIPQASNKESISYAGANFVTWIAAIVLFILGAWLGLWMSKLEEKYK from the coding sequence ATGGCTTCTTGGATTTCAAGAATTATTAAAGGTATGATTATCGCACTCGGCTTTATCTTACCTGGTGTCTCTGGGGGGGTACTCGCTGCTATCCTCGGAATCTATGAGCGACTAATTGGATTTTTAGCAAATATTCGAAAAGATTTCAAGGAAAACTTTCTTTATTTTGTTCCTGTAGGAATTGGTGGAATTTTGGGAATCGCACTTTTCTCTTTCCCTGTAGAATTTTTATTGCAACATTTCCAAGTCCCAGTTTTGTGGGCCTTTGCGGGAGCAATCGTGGGAACGATTCCTAGCCTACTTAAAGAATCAACTCAAAAGAGCAAACGAGATAGCATTGATTTGGCTTGGTTGATTGGGACATTCATTATTTCTGGCCTCCTACTTTACAATTTGAGCGATCTTGTCGGGACACTTCCAGCTACTTTTGCTAGTTTTGTATTGGCAGGTGCCTTGATTGCTTTAGGGGTACTTGTTCCTGGACTCAGCCCTTCAAACTTACTATTGATTTTGGGTATCTACACGCCAATGCTAAATGGTTTCAAATCACTTGATCTATTCGGTACCTTCCTACCAATCGCAATCGGTGGCGTTCTTGCAATGGTTGCATTTTCAAAAGCAATGGACCACGCTCTGAAAGTATACCATTCACGTGTTTATCACTTTATTATTGGTATCGTTTCATCTTCTACTCTCCTAATTTTGATTCCACAAGCAAGTAATAAAGAGTCTATTTCCTATGCTGGCGCTAACTTTGTTACATGGATTGCTGCTATTGTCCTATTTATACTAGGAGCATGGTTAGGGCTTTGGATGAGTAAACTTGAGGAAAAATATAAATAA
- the thiT gene encoding energy-coupled thiamine transporter ThiT, producing the protein MPTSKLPILAEVAIFSAIALVFDKIPLFTMPQGGSVSLVMLPILLLALRHGLGVGVLTGGIVGTIQLFYGGYFLNVFQVFLDYAFSYAGIGLAGLVAPTLSKQNNLKNATLIITLASFLGGSIRLLATFLSGIIFYADYAPDGMPVWFYSFTYNISYILPSTAIASILLILLYRARPGFYNL; encoded by the coding sequence ATGCCCACATCAAAATTACCCATCCTAGCTGAAGTTGCTATCTTTTCTGCCATTGCCCTCGTCTTTGACAAAATCCCGCTCTTTACAATGCCCCAAGGTGGATCTGTGTCTTTAGTCATGCTTCCAATCTTACTGCTTGCTCTGCGCCACGGACTAGGGGTAGGAGTTCTTACTGGTGGTATTGTAGGAACCATTCAACTTTTCTACGGTGGCTACTTCCTAAACGTTTTTCAAGTTTTTCTCGACTACGCATTTTCTTACGCCGGAATTGGTTTAGCAGGTTTAGTGGCACCCACCCTATCCAAACAAAACAATCTAAAAAATGCTACTCTCATCATTACTCTGGCTAGTTTTCTAGGAGGAAGCATCCGATTGTTAGCCACCTTCTTATCAGGAATTATTTTCTACGCAGACTACGCTCCAGATGGTATGCCTGTCTGGTTCTATTCCTTTACCTACAATATCAGCTATATTCTTCCTTCCACAGCAATTGCCTCTATTCTGCTCATTTTACTCTATAGAGCAAGACCAGGTTTTTACAATCTTTAA
- a CDS encoding glycoside hydrolase family 25 protein, which translates to MRKKLNPMIVVGFFLSFFALIFITGVTGNTVNKTEVANEPAVTQSNTSTSSKTTNSSSSYYIANALEMKPIIDVSAWQRPSEIDYDTLSKNISGAIVRIQSGSHTKNENTATDKNGLDKSFDTHIKEFQARNIPVAVYAYVTGNSIENMREEARSFYKAANKYKPTFYWLDVEEYTMDDMNAGVEAFRKELETLGAKNIGIYVGTYFMEDHSINVDKFDAIWIPTYGDDSGYYNAAPNTDLNYDLHQYTSRGYVNGFEHHLDLNIITTLKDPNEVYQKLFTTPE; encoded by the coding sequence ATGAGAAAGAAACTAAATCCGATGATTGTTGTTGGTTTTTTCCTATCCTTCTTTGCTCTTATTTTCATCACTGGGGTGACTGGAAATACTGTAAATAAGACGGAGGTAGCTAACGAACCCGCAGTCACACAATCAAACACCAGTACAAGTTCTAAAACAACAAATTCTAGTTCGAGTTATTACATTGCAAATGCGCTCGAAATGAAACCTATCATCGACGTTTCTGCTTGGCAGAGACCGTCTGAAATTGACTACGATACCCTTAGCAAAAACATTTCTGGCGCCATCGTTCGTATTCAAAGTGGATCACACACTAAAAACGAAAATACTGCGACTGATAAAAATGGGTTAGATAAATCCTTTGATACCCATATTAAAGAATTTCAAGCAAGAAATATACCTGTTGCTGTCTATGCCTATGTCACGGGAAATAGTATTGAGAACATGCGAGAGGAAGCTCGAAGCTTTTATAAGGCCGCAAATAAGTACAAGCCAACCTTCTATTGGTTAGACGTCGAAGAATATACCATGGATGATATGAATGCTGGAGTGGAGGCTTTTCGAAAAGAGTTAGAAACTCTCGGCGCTAAAAACATTGGAATTTACGTCGGAACCTATTTCATGGAAGACCACAGCATCAATGTGGATAAATTTGACGCTATTTGGATTCCTACATACGGTGATGATTCTGGCTACTACAATGCCGCTCCAAATACTGACTTGAACTACGATCTTCACCAATATACCTCACGTGGTTATGTAAACGGCTTTGAGCACCACCTAGACCTCAACATTATTACTACCCTGAAGGATCCTAATGAAGTTTATCAGAAACTATTTACAACACCCGAATAA
- a CDS encoding DUF4430 domain-containing protein: protein MKKISIMLMVVFSLFLAACTNTTEKQNNSAIEVTLQITTKDKENRQEVTAEEGDSVMDVLKEHHDIVEDNGLITEIDGVSQDTSTNTYWMYKVNGQMADKGAKDLTVANGDEIEFYLETFE, encoded by the coding sequence ATGAAAAAAATTAGTATTATGTTGATGGTTGTCTTCTCGCTCTTCTTGGCTGCTTGTACAAACACTACCGAGAAACAGAACAACTCGGCTATCGAAGTCACTTTGCAGATTACAACCAAGGACAAAGAGAATCGTCAGGAAGTCACTGCGGAAGAAGGTGATAGTGTCATGGATGTGCTTAAAGAACATCATGACATTGTAGAAGACAATGGTTTGATAACAGAAATTGATGGTGTTAGCCAAGATACGAGTACCAATACATACTGGATGTATAAAGTTAATGGCCAAATGGCTGATAAAGGGGCGAAAGACCTTACAGTTGCGAATGGGGATGAAATTGAATTTTATCTTGAAACATTTGAATAG
- the ftsW gene encoding cell division peptidoglycan polymerase FtsW: MKIDKRQLLNYSILIPYLILSVIGLVMVYSTTSATQIINGGNPFRTVINQAGFWIVSLVAIYTIYRMKLSFLRKKAVIYSVILVEVFLLAISRLFPPINGAHGWIPLPIAGTLQPAEYLKLIIIWYLAHEFAKQQADIRTYDYVSLIKGSWIPKEFTDWRVVSLLLLGLVATLPDLGNATIIVLIMVVMISVSGIAYRWFSTAVLGIVAASTVILGTIRILGVETVEKIPLFGYIARRFAAYFDPFGNATNSGLQLTHSYYAMSNGGWLGRGLGNSIEKKGYLPEAHTDFAFSIVIEELGFVGASLILALLFFLIIRIIIVGVRARSPFNAMMALGMAGMLLIQTFVNIGGISGIIPATGVTFPFLSQGGSSLLIISIGIGFVLNIDASEKRRLIEEEIERTLI; encoded by the coding sequence ATGAAGATTGACAAACGCCAGTTGTTGAATTATTCCATACTGATTCCCTATCTCATCTTATCGGTGATTGGGTTGGTCATGGTCTATTCGACAACCAGTGCTACGCAAATTATTAATGGTGGAAATCCATTTAGAACAGTGATTAACCAGGCAGGATTCTGGATTGTCAGCTTGGTAGCAATCTATACGATTTATCGTATGAAATTAAGTTTTTTACGCAAGAAAGCCGTTATCTATTCGGTTATTTTGGTAGAAGTATTTCTGTTAGCTATTTCTCGGTTGTTTCCTCCGATTAACGGGGCTCATGGATGGATTCCTCTGCCAATCGCAGGAACCTTGCAGCCGGCAGAATATTTGAAATTAATTATCATTTGGTATCTGGCACATGAGTTTGCAAAACAACAGGCGGATATTCGGACTTATGACTATGTATCGTTGATTAAAGGAAGTTGGATTCCGAAAGAGTTTACAGATTGGCGGGTGGTCAGTCTGCTCCTCCTAGGTCTAGTTGCGACACTGCCGGACTTGGGAAATGCGACGATTATTGTGCTGATTATGGTCGTGATGATTAGTGTGAGTGGGATTGCCTATCGCTGGTTTTCAACAGCGGTTTTAGGAATTGTGGCCGCCTCAACAGTTATTCTAGGGACGATTCGTATTTTGGGTGTAGAAACGGTGGAAAAAATTCCGCTCTTTGGTTATATTGCTCGTCGTTTTGCTGCCTATTTTGATCCATTTGGTAATGCCACCAACTCAGGTCTTCAATTGACTCATTCTTACTATGCGATGAGTAACGGTGGATGGCTTGGACGTGGTTTGGGAAATTCGATTGAGAAAAAGGGGTATCTACCAGAGGCCCACACCGACTTTGCGTTTTCGATTGTCATTGAAGAACTCGGTTTTGTTGGAGCTAGTTTAATTCTAGCCTTATTGTTCTTTTTGATTATTCGAATTATTATTGTAGGCGTCCGTGCTCGTAGTCCATTTAATGCGATGATGGCACTTGGAATGGCAGGTATGCTTCTGATTCAAACATTTGTCAATATCGGAGGAATTTCAGGAATTATTCCTGCAACGGGGGTAACTTTCCCCTTCTTGTCACAGGGTGGATCGAGTCTCTTGATTATTTCCATCGGGATAGGGTTTGTTTTGAATATTGATGCTAGTGAAAAACGTCGATTAATTGAAGAAGAAATAGAGCGTACGCTAATTTAG
- the ppc gene encoding phosphoenolpyruvate carboxylase → MAIQKLENYNNKEAIREEVTILTSILEEVAAQMMPAETFAKIVELSQLSRQDDYQALIAIISQLNNDELAVISRYFAVLPLLINISEDVDLAYEINHQNNIDQDYLGKISTTIDMVSKQENAAEILEKLNVVPVLTAHPTQVQRQSMLDLTKHIHELLRRYRDVKLGLLNKNKWEDELRCYIEIIMQTDMIREKKLKVTNEITNVMEYYNSSFIKAVTKLQREYKRLAAEKGIVLNNPRPITMGMWIGGDRDGNPFVTAETLKLSALTQCEVIMNYYDEQLYKLYRNFSLSTSIVNVSTAVKMLADLSEDSSVYRENEPYRRAFHYIQMKLANTRDYLVHNKPSDVRYSNVAEFKADLLAIKQSLVENKSMALLKGDFTELLEAVEAFGFYLASIDMRQDSSIHEASVAELLASARIVEDYSSLSEEAKCHVLLKQLETDPRILSATHMPKSEQLEKELAIFAAARELKDKLGEEIIKQHIISHSESVSDLLELAVLLKEVGLVDVDKARVQIVPLFETIEDLDNAPDTMRQYLQLDLAKRWIAGNKYYQEIMLGYSDSNKDGGYLSSGWTLYKAQNELTQIGQDYGVNITFFHGRGGTVGRGGGPSYDAITSQPFGSIKDRLRLTEQGEVIGNKYGNKDAAYYNLEMLVSATLDRMVTQMITDPNEIDGYRETMDEIVSDSYRIYRDLVFNNPHFYDYFFAASPIREVSSLNIGSRPAARKTITEIGGLRAIPWVFSWSQNRVMLPGWYGVGSSFKRFIDKHPDNLSKLQKMYESWPFFRSLLSNVDMVLSKSNMNIAFEYAKMCESEEVRNIFHVILDEWQLTKEIILSIEQNDELLAELPFLKASLDYRMPYFNVLNYIQIELIHRLRRGELSKEQENLIHITINGVATGLRNSG, encoded by the coding sequence ATGGCTATTCAAAAATTAGAAAACTATAACAACAAGGAAGCAATCCGTGAAGAAGTAACGATTCTAACATCTATTTTGGAAGAAGTAGCAGCCCAAATGATGCCTGCAGAGACTTTTGCTAAAATTGTAGAACTATCTCAATTGTCTCGTCAAGATGATTATCAGGCATTGATTGCTATTATCAGTCAGTTGAATAATGATGAACTAGCGGTTATTTCTCGATACTTTGCTGTTTTGCCACTTTTGATTAATATATCAGAAGATGTTGACTTGGCCTATGAAATCAACCATCAAAACAATATTGATCAAGATTATCTTGGTAAGATTTCAACAACAATTGATATGGTTTCCAAACAAGAAAATGCAGCTGAAATCCTTGAAAAGTTGAATGTTGTTCCAGTCTTGACAGCCCATCCTACTCAGGTTCAACGCCAGTCTATGCTTGATTTAACCAAGCATATTCATGAGTTGCTTCGTCGTTATCGCGATGTAAAATTGGGCTTGCTCAATAAAAACAAATGGGAAGATGAGCTCCGTTGTTACATTGAAATTATCATGCAGACGGATATGATTCGTGAGAAGAAGTTGAAGGTAACCAACGAAATCACAAACGTTATGGAGTATTACAATTCTTCCTTTATTAAGGCTGTCACTAAGTTGCAGCGGGAATACAAACGTTTGGCCGCTGAGAAAGGAATCGTCTTAAATAATCCTCGTCCAATTACAATGGGTATGTGGATTGGGGGAGACCGTGATGGAAATCCATTTGTTACTGCAGAGACCTTGAAGCTGTCAGCCTTGACTCAGTGTGAAGTCATTATGAATTATTACGATGAGCAACTCTATAAACTCTATCGGAATTTTTCGCTCTCAACTTCCATTGTAAATGTATCTACAGCGGTTAAGATGCTGGCGGATTTATCTGAAGATAGTTCTGTCTACCGTGAAAATGAGCCTTATCGTCGTGCTTTTCACTATATTCAGATGAAACTTGCAAATACAAGAGATTATTTAGTTCACAATAAGCCGTCAGATGTTCGCTATAGTAATGTAGCCGAGTTTAAAGCTGATTTATTAGCCATCAAACAATCTTTGGTCGAAAATAAATCTATGGCGCTATTGAAAGGTGATTTTACAGAATTGCTTGAAGCGGTTGAAGCGTTTGGTTTCTACCTAGCTAGTATCGATATGCGCCAAGACTCTTCTATTCATGAAGCAAGTGTTGCGGAGTTATTGGCCTCTGCTCGTATCGTAGAAGACTACTCCAGTTTATCTGAGGAAGCTAAATGCCATGTTCTTTTGAAACAGTTGGAAACAGATCCACGCATTCTTTCTGCAACGCACATGCCAAAGTCAGAACAATTAGAAAAAGAATTGGCAATCTTTGCTGCTGCACGTGAATTGAAAGATAAGCTAGGTGAGGAAATCATCAAGCAACATATTATTTCACACTCGGAGAGTGTTTCTGATTTACTGGAATTAGCTGTCCTATTAAAAGAAGTTGGTCTAGTAGATGTCGATAAGGCCCGTGTTCAGATTGTTCCACTTTTTGAGACAATCGAGGATTTAGATAATGCACCTGATACCATGCGTCAATATCTGCAATTAGATTTAGCGAAACGTTGGATTGCAGGCAATAAATACTACCAAGAAATCATGCTTGGCTACTCAGATTCCAACAAGGATGGTGGCTACCTATCCTCCGGCTGGACACTCTACAAAGCACAGAATGAATTGACGCAAATTGGTCAAGACTACGGAGTAAACATCACCTTCTTCCACGGTCGTGGAGGTACTGTTGGTCGTGGTGGTGGTCCTTCCTATGATGCGATTACATCTCAGCCATTTGGTTCCATCAAGGACCGGCTTCGTTTGACAGAACAAGGCGAAGTGATAGGCAATAAATACGGTAACAAAGACGCAGCCTACTATAATTTAGAAATGCTGGTATCTGCAACGCTTGACCGTATGGTCACACAAATGATTACCGATCCAAATGAAATCGATGGCTATCGCGAAACCATGGATGAAATTGTATCAGATAGCTATCGTATTTATAGAGATCTTGTATTCAACAATCCACATTTTTATGATTATTTCTTTGCCGCTAGTCCAATTCGTGAAGTATCAAGTCTGAACATTGGCTCACGTCCTGCGGCTCGAAAAACCATCACAGAAATCGGTGGTTTGCGTGCGATCCCATGGGTATTCTCTTGGTCACAAAACCGTGTCATGTTGCCAGGGTGGTATGGAGTTGGTTCAAGTTTCAAACGCTTTATTGATAAGCACCCTGATAATTTGTCTAAGTTACAAAAAATGTATGAATCTTGGCCATTCTTCCGTTCACTTCTATCAAACGTGGATATGGTATTGTCTAAATCCAATATGAATATCGCATTTGAATATGCTAAAATGTGTGAAAGCGAAGAGGTACGAAATATCTTCCATGTCATTTTAGATGAATGGCAGTTGACCAAAGAAATTATTTTGTCAATCGAGCAAAATGATGAGCTTTTAGCAGAACTACCGTTTCTAAAAGCTAGTCTTGATTATCGCATGCCTTATTTTAATGTGCTCAACTATATTCAGATTGAATTAATTCATCGTCTTCGTCGTGGAGAATTGAGCAAAGAACAAGAGAATCTCATTCATATTACCATCAATGGTGTGGCGACAGGTTTGCGCAACTCAGGTTAA
- a CDS encoding RNA polymerase sigma factor, whose protein sequence is MSIKLDQYEKEVIGIAEEISYYLQKSGANYADSQDIAQDILVKILEAELVLPFEKLRAWLYRSAVRAYIDKYRRDKRYHEILQKEFFTPENFLVYDQEDYEELYQAVADLPEKYQQVIDLYYFQDMSIKEIAHILGAGQSWVKISLHRGRKQLRKILEERGYDYEDF, encoded by the coding sequence ATGAGTATCAAACTTGATCAATATGAAAAAGAAGTCATTGGTATTGCTGAGGAGATTTCCTACTATCTACAAAAATCTGGCGCCAACTATGCAGATAGTCAGGACATCGCACAGGATATACTAGTGAAAATTTTAGAAGCAGAGCTTGTCCTTCCTTTCGAAAAACTAAGAGCTTGGCTTTACCGTTCTGCAGTTCGGGCTTACATTGACAAATACAGGCGAGACAAGCGCTACCATGAAATTTTACAAAAGGAGTTTTTTACACCTGAAAATTTTTTGGTCTATGACCAAGAAGATTATGAGGAACTCTATCAAGCTGTTGCAGACCTGCCAGAAAAATACCAGCAAGTGATTGACTTATACTACTTCCAAGATATGAGTATCAAAGAGATTGCGCATATTTTAGGTGCTGGTCAAAGTTGGGTGAAAATCAGCCTTCACCGAGGACGCAAGCAGTTAAGGAAAATACTAGAAGAGAGAGGATATGACTATGAAGACTTTTGA
- a CDS encoding anti-sigma factor — MTMKTFEEVTKKSKRKNLWKTVGLSSFIGFILLLIGIQTVKIIVGAREGSENWKQIILMEISYPNIKHDGIKIQSTSYVSGKLYCNLYKDLAGVPMAFGQHEIYYDLFDRHYDFAQHIPGNTFKYLYDFTTNTKIPVFYNRKKSVWSVQDIANELHYLKDMSGQLVEVAISFDKKYSLAEIKQMIPSNLKQNWYWIGTEGKQNTHYYRPEQLLGLDPEDIQLVFSDMPGDYMTGMDFMKEFLESGDQKRAQYLDIPVDDLQAFVDKFGDTDFTKQEEIDKLEFAGIILTGKAEDFAQLEGKDWIYSSSIGASIPIQPYYQLHH, encoded by the coding sequence ATGACTATGAAGACTTTTGAAGAGGTGACAAAAAAGAGTAAGCGGAAAAATTTATGGAAGACAGTTGGACTATCATCGTTCATCGGCTTTATCTTATTGTTGATTGGCATTCAAACTGTAAAAATAATTGTCGGTGCACGAGAAGGTAGTGAGAATTGGAAACAAATTATTTTAATGGAAATCTCTTATCCAAATATAAAACATGACGGTATTAAAATCCAAAGCACGAGTTATGTTTCTGGGAAACTTTACTGCAATTTATATAAGGATCTAGCTGGTGTTCCTATGGCTTTTGGTCAGCACGAAATTTACTATGACCTGTTTGATCGTCACTATGATTTTGCTCAGCATATACCCGGGAATACCTTCAAATATCTATATGATTTCACAACCAATACCAAGATACCTGTTTTTTACAATAGAAAAAAGTCCGTTTGGAGTGTTCAAGACATTGCCAATGAATTGCATTATCTTAAAGACATGAGTGGGCAGCTAGTAGAAGTGGCTATTTCCTTTGATAAGAAGTATAGTTTGGCAGAAATCAAGCAAATGATTCCCAGCAATCTCAAGCAAAATTGGTATTGGATAGGGACAGAAGGGAAGCAGAATACCCATTACTATCGTCCAGAGCAGCTTTTGGGGTTAGATCCAGAGGATATTCAACTAGTCTTTTCGGATATGCCTGGAGACTATATGACAGGTATGGACTTTATGAAAGAGTTCTTAGAATCGGGAGATCAGAAACGAGCGCAGTATCTGGACATACCTGTGGATGACTTGCAAGCCTTTGTTGACAAATTTGGCGATACAGACTTTACTAAACAAGAAGAGATTGATAAGCTAGAATTTGCAGGCATTATCCTAACAGGAAAAGCAGAAGACTTTGCCCAGTTGGAAGGCAAGGACTGGATTTATTCTTCTAGTATTGGCGCGTCCATTCCTATTCAGCCTTATTATCAACTGCATCATTAA